One region of Clavibacter michiganensis subsp. tessellarius genomic DNA includes:
- a CDS encoding glycine--tRNA ligase, which yields MATPSRLDPVINLAKRRGFVFQAGEIYGGSRSAWDYGPLGVALKENIKRQWWQTMVNGRDDVVGLDSSVILPRRVWEASGHVEVFSDPLVESLHTHKRYRADHLLEAYEAKHGHPPVNGLADVNDPDTGQPGSWTEPQNFSGLLKTFLGPVDNQEGMHYLRPETAQGIFVNFANVLSAARQKPPFGIGQIGKSFRNEITPQNWIFRTREFEQMEMEFFVEPGTDAEWHQYWIDQRYAWYTDLGIDPENLRLFEHPAEKLSHYSTRTVDIEYRFGFTGGAWGELEGIANRTDYDLRTHSEASGQDLSYFDQTKNERWIPYVIEPAAGLTRSMMAFLVDAYHEDEAPNAKGGVDKRTVLRLDRRLAPVKVAVLPLSRNERLSPVARELAAELRKVWNIEFDDAGAIGRRYRRQDEIGTPFCVTVDFDTLDDRAVTVRERDTMAQERIPLDELMGYLAGQLIGA from the coding sequence GTGGCAACCCCCTCGCGTCTCGACCCGGTCATCAACCTCGCCAAGCGGCGCGGGTTCGTCTTCCAGGCGGGTGAGATCTACGGCGGCTCGCGCTCCGCGTGGGACTACGGGCCGCTCGGCGTGGCGCTCAAGGAGAACATCAAGCGCCAGTGGTGGCAGACCATGGTCAACGGCCGCGACGACGTCGTCGGCCTCGACTCGTCGGTCATCCTGCCGCGCCGCGTGTGGGAGGCCTCCGGCCACGTCGAGGTCTTCAGCGACCCGCTGGTCGAGTCGCTGCACACGCACAAGCGCTACCGCGCCGACCACCTCCTCGAGGCGTACGAGGCGAAGCACGGGCACCCGCCCGTCAACGGCCTCGCCGACGTCAACGACCCGGACACCGGCCAGCCCGGCTCCTGGACCGAGCCGCAGAACTTCTCCGGCCTCCTCAAGACCTTCCTGGGACCGGTCGACAACCAGGAGGGCATGCACTACCTCCGCCCCGAGACGGCGCAGGGCATCTTCGTCAACTTCGCCAACGTCCTGAGCGCCGCGCGCCAGAAGCCGCCCTTCGGCATCGGCCAGATCGGCAAGAGCTTCCGCAACGAGATCACGCCGCAGAACTGGATCTTCCGCACGCGCGAGTTCGAGCAGATGGAGATGGAGTTCTTCGTCGAGCCCGGCACCGACGCCGAGTGGCACCAGTACTGGATCGACCAGCGCTACGCCTGGTACACCGACCTCGGCATCGACCCCGAGAACCTCCGCCTCTTCGAGCACCCCGCGGAGAAGCTCTCGCACTACTCGACCCGCACGGTCGACATCGAGTACCGCTTCGGCTTCACGGGCGGCGCGTGGGGCGAGCTCGAGGGCATCGCGAACCGCACCGACTACGACCTGCGCACGCACTCCGAGGCGTCCGGCCAGGACCTCTCCTACTTCGACCAGACGAAGAACGAGCGCTGGATCCCGTACGTCATCGAGCCCGCGGCCGGCCTCACCCGCTCGATGATGGCGTTCCTGGTGGACGCGTACCACGAGGACGAGGCGCCGAACGCGAAGGGCGGCGTCGACAAGCGCACGGTCCTCCGCCTCGACCGCCGGCTCGCGCCCGTCAAGGTGGCCGTGCTGCCGCTGTCGCGCAACGAGCGGCTGTCGCCGGTCGCGCGCGAGCTGGCCGCCGAGCTCCGCAAGGTCTGGAACATCGAGTTCGACGACGCGGGCGCCATCGGCCGCCGCTACCGCCGCCAGGACGAGATCGGCACGCCGTTCTGCGTCACGGTCGACTTCGACACGCTCGACGACCGGGCCGTCACGGTCCGCGAGCGCGACACCATGGCGCAGGAGCGCATCCCGCTCGACGAGCTCATGGGGTACCTGGCCGGGCAGCTCATCGGCGCCTGA
- a CDS encoding aminoacyl-tRNA deacylase, translating to MADSSPAPVPSGSDDAAPRGRARVLAHAARLGIGVEVVERPDASSLEEAAAGLGIPPSHLVKSLVVKRHDGALLLALVPGDRQISWAKLRALVGVNKLSMPAPEVALEATGYARGTITPLGAEGDLPVYADERVRGRRIGMGAGEHGVSALVDADALVAALDATVGDITDELTIRRP from the coding sequence ATGGCCGACAGCTCCCCCGCCCCCGTCCCGTCCGGATCCGACGACGCCGCGCCCCGCGGACGGGCGCGCGTGCTCGCCCACGCCGCGCGCCTCGGGATCGGCGTCGAGGTCGTCGAGCGCCCCGACGCCTCCTCGCTCGAGGAGGCCGCCGCGGGCCTCGGCATCCCCCCGTCGCATCTCGTGAAGTCGCTCGTCGTGAAGCGCCACGACGGCGCGCTGCTCCTCGCGCTCGTGCCGGGCGACCGGCAGATCAGCTGGGCGAAGCTGCGCGCGCTCGTGGGCGTCAACAAGCTCTCGATGCCGGCGCCCGAGGTCGCGCTCGAGGCGACGGGCTACGCGCGCGGCACCATCACGCCGCTCGGCGCGGAGGGCGACCTGCCGGTGTACGCCGACGAGCGGGTCCGCGGCCGCCGCATCGGCATGGGCGCGGGCGAGCACGGCGTCTCGGCGCTCGTGGACGCGGACGCGCTCGTCGCGGCGCTCGACGCGACCGTGGGCGACATCACCGACGAGCTGACGATCCGCCGCCCCTGA